Within the Echinicola sp. 20G genome, the region TTCGTTCATCCTGAAATCAGCATGGGCATCTAAATTCACTGTATTGATAGCTGGAAAAGGTATTTTCTGAGTTGCATAAAGCCCTTCCGCAACACCTTTGATTATTGGGTAACAGTTATTGTGTCCCCCACCAATTACTATAGGAACTTTTCCAGCCAAAACCACCTGCTCAACCAAATCACTCACCGCCACATCTATCTGCTCAACTGCATTTCTCCAAGACTGAACAGAAGCTTCACTTGCCGGAATGATTCCTGAAAAATCAAAACTTCCTAAAACAGAAAGTTCTCTACCGTCAAAGCCATTTGTGCTTTGAATATTCAAGAAAACCTCCAAAAAAGGCTCCCAAAGACTTTCTGTTCCTGCTTTACCTAAATTGCCCTTGACACCAATCGACTCAGGCACTCCTATCAAAACATACTTTTTCCCTTCCAGCCCTAGCCTTACCTTTTCTCCCAACTTGGTTTCCCCTTGCCTCTTAGAAACCCTTTGGTCTAAGTCGTGTTGATCAAATTGATTAAAAAAACTCATTTTACTTCACTAAAATTTTCCTGCCACCATAACCTTGTCGATTAGATTATCTCCAAAAGCATATGGCAAATAAGCTAATGAATTCATTGGCTTGGTAAATACCAAATTGGCTTTTTTCCCAACCGTAATACTTCCTAGCTCATGTTCCAATTCCATAGCACATGCTGAATTCATCGTAACGGCATTGACGGCTTCCTCAGGTGTCATTTTCATCTGAACACAAGACAAAGACATCAATAATGGGATGTTTCCACTGGGTGAGGATCCTGGGTTGTAATCTGTTGCCAAAGCCACTCCCAAGCCTTCATCTATCATTTTTCTAGCAGGAGGGTATGACATTCTCAGAAAAAAAGCCGCTGACGGAAGCAATGTAGGAATGGTCTGGCTTTCTTTCAAAACTTCTATCTCCTCCTCTCCTATACTTTCCAGATGGTCAACAGAAAGCAGGTTATTGACCACTCCAAACTGAACACCTCCTGAGTTAGTAAGTTGATTGGCATGCAACTTTCCTTTTAGCCCAACTTTATTTGCGGCATCAATTACTCGTTGGGTCTCATCAGCATCAAAAAAGCCTTTCTCAAAGAAAACATCCACATATTCAGCCAATCCTTCCTCCGCCACCCTTGGTAACATCTCGTTACAGATCAATTCTATATATCCTTTGTGATCATTTTGATATTCTGGAGGAAATGCGTGAGCCCCCAAAAAGGTAGCTTTGATATCCATATCAGACTGCTCCTTCAGCCTCTTGATGACACGAAGCATTTTCAACTCACTTTCCACACAAAGCCCATAGCCACTCTTGATTTCTATGGAGCCTGTTCCCATAGCACGAACCTCCTGCAATCTTTTCCATGCCTGATCAAACAGCTCATCCTCTGATGTATTTCGGAGTAAAGCTGCAGAATTTAAAATCCCTCCTCCTTTTTTAGCGATTTCCGCATAACTCAAACCTTTGATCTTATCTACAAATTCACTCTCGCGACTTCCCGCAAAAACCAAATGGGTATGAGAATCACACCAAGCGGGCAATACAAACTGTCCTGTCGCATCGATACAAGTTTGTAAGGAAAGCTTTTCGGGCTGGAGTTCGTCCATTTCACCAAAGCCAACTATCCTATCTCCTTCCACTTCTAAGTAGGCATTTTCGATGGAAAGCAGCTCAGCCATTTCTTTACCTCTTAAAAACTTTGATTCAGTTCTTACACCGCACAGAGACTTGATATTAATGATCAGCATTACATTCTTTCATTTAAATCCAAACTGTGTTTCTTAGCTGTTTGCTGCGCAATTTTATAACCTGCATCGGCATGACGAATCACCCCCAGCCCTGGATCATTTCTCAATACTCTTTTCAATCGCTCCTCAGCAGCTTCTGTTCCGTCTGCCACTATAACCATTCCAGCATGTATGGAATATCCCATCCCAACACCTCCACCATGATGAAGGGAAACCCAGCTGGCACCTCCGGCTGTGTTCATCAAGGCATTAAGAATCGGCCAGTCTGCTACTGCATCAGAACCATCCTTCATTCCCTCTGTCTCCCGGTTTGGAGAAGCTACTGACCCTGTATCCAAATGGTCCCTACCTATCACGATCGGAGCTTTCAACTCTCCTTTTCTTACCATTTCATTGATCGCCAAACCGGCCTTTTCTCGCTCTCCTTGCCCCAGCCAACAAATCCTTGCCGGAAGCCCTTGAAATGCAATCCTTTCTTGAGCAAGCGTAATCCACCTCTTCAATGACTCATTTTCAGGAAATAGTTTCAAAATCATCTCATCCGTTTTGCGAATATCCTCAGGGTCACCAGATAGAGCCGCCCATCTGAAAGGCCCTTTTCCTTCACAAAACAAAGGACGAATAAACGCTGGTACAAATCCTGGGAAGCCAAAGGCATTCTCCAAGCCTTTCTCTTTGGCCCTTGCCCTTAAATTATTCCCATAATCAAAGGTCACAGCTCCCATTTTTTGGAATGCAAGCATTAATTCCACATGCTTGAACATCGAATCATACGCCAATCGAGTATATTCTGCCGGATTGCTTTCCCTAAGCACATTAGCTTCTTCCACAGACAATATATGCGGATAATACCCTGTTAATGGATCGTGTGCCGAGGTTTGGTCGGTCAATGTATCAGGCACGATGTTTCTTTCCTGAAGTCTTTCCAGCAATCGCACTGCATTCACTGGAACTCCAATGGAAACAGCTTTATTCTCTGTTTTAGCTTTCAATGCTTCATCAATGGCCTCATCTAGATCATTGACCATCAGGTCAAGGTACCGGGTTTCCAGGCGCTTTTTGATACGCCACTCCTCTACTTCTGCCACCAAACAAACTCCTTCATTCATGGTGATGGCCAAAGGTTGAGCTCCCCCCATACCTCCAAGTCCCGCTGTAACATTCAGTGTTCCTTTTAGGCTTCCATCAAAATGTTGTCTAGCCAACTCAGCATAGGTTTCAAATGTGCCCTGAACTATCCCTTGAGAACCAATATAAATCCACGATCCTGCAGTCATTTGACCATACATCATCAAGCCTGCTTTTTCCAGTTTGTCAAAATGCTCCCAATTGGCCCAATTAGGCACCAACTGCGAATTGGAGATCAATACTCGGGGAGCATTGGAATGGGTAGGTACAATACCAACAGGTTTCCCCGACTGTACCAAAAGGGTCTCATCTTCCTCCAATATTTTCAAGCCTTTAATGATCCTATCCAAAGACTCTATATTTCTTGCCGCTTTACCTCTACCTCCATACACAATAAGGTCCTCTGGTCTTTCGGCCACCTCCGGATCCAGGTTATTGAGTAACATTCTCAAAGCAGCTTCCTGAAGCCAGCCCTTACAGTTCAACTGACTGCCTGTTGGGGTTTTATATTTTTCTTGGGTATATTTTGATGATACAGTAGTCATATTTTATAGTATTAATGGTTAATAAAATCACTCAGCTGACGCTTCCTGATAAATTGAATGGTACTTTCAATATCTGTGGCCAAGACACGGTCCTGTGTATTAAAGCTCACTTCTTCCCGATATGCTGCTATCATTTTCTCTACAGGCCTTGAACTCTTGGAAGGCCTTCTAAAGTCCAATGCTTGAGCAGCGGTCAACAGTTCTATGGCTAGGATTTTCTCCAAATTATTGAGAACCCTAAGGCATTTCGTAGCGCCATTGG harbors:
- a CDS encoding formimidoylglutamase: MSFFNQFDQHDLDQRVSKRQGETKLGEKVRLGLEGKKYVLIGVPESIGVKGNLGKAGTESLWEPFLEVFLNIQSTNGFDGRELSVLGSFDFSGIIPASEASVQSWRNAVEQIDVAVSDLVEQVVLAGKVPIVIGGGHNNCYPIIKGVAEGLYATQKIPFPAINTVNLDAHADFRMNEGRHSGNGFRYAFEAGYLQKYAVLGLSENYNAQSMIDEMKSSPQIDVIFWEDIFLRKKFSFEQSMQRAKEFVMNTTYGVELDLDVIEDVLSSAMSPVGVTAIQARQYVHHMASAEKVAYLHVCEGAIRMQDGRSDQSAAKLVAYLVSDFVKANKECQNKRY
- the hutI gene encoding imidazolonepropionase codes for the protein MLIINIKSLCGVRTESKFLRGKEMAELLSIENAYLEVEGDRIVGFGEMDELQPEKLSLQTCIDATGQFVLPAWCDSHTHLVFAGSRESEFVDKIKGLSYAEIAKKGGGILNSAALLRNTSEDELFDQAWKRLQEVRAMGTGSIEIKSGYGLCVESELKMLRVIKRLKEQSDMDIKATFLGAHAFPPEYQNDHKGYIELICNEMLPRVAEEGLAEYVDVFFEKGFFDADETQRVIDAANKVGLKGKLHANQLTNSGGVQFGVVNNLLSVDHLESIGEEEIEVLKESQTIPTLLPSAAFFLRMSYPPARKMIDEGLGVALATDYNPGSSPSGNIPLLMSLSCVQMKMTPEEAVNAVTMNSACAMELEHELGSITVGKKANLVFTKPMNSLAYLPYAFGDNLIDKVMVAGKF
- the hutU gene encoding urocanate hydratase, encoding MTTVSSKYTQEKYKTPTGSQLNCKGWLQEAALRMLLNNLDPEVAERPEDLIVYGGRGKAARNIESLDRIIKGLKILEEDETLLVQSGKPVGIVPTHSNAPRVLISNSQLVPNWANWEHFDKLEKAGLMMYGQMTAGSWIYIGSQGIVQGTFETYAELARQHFDGSLKGTLNVTAGLGGMGGAQPLAITMNEGVCLVAEVEEWRIKKRLETRYLDLMVNDLDEAIDEALKAKTENKAVSIGVPVNAVRLLERLQERNIVPDTLTDQTSAHDPLTGYYPHILSVEEANVLRESNPAEYTRLAYDSMFKHVELMLAFQKMGAVTFDYGNNLRARAKEKGLENAFGFPGFVPAFIRPLFCEGKGPFRWAALSGDPEDIRKTDEMILKLFPENESLKRWITLAQERIAFQGLPARICWLGQGEREKAGLAINEMVRKGELKAPIVIGRDHLDTGSVASPNRETEGMKDGSDAVADWPILNALMNTAGGASWVSLHHGGGVGMGYSIHAGMVIVADGTEAAEERLKRVLRNDPGLGVIRHADAGYKIAQQTAKKHSLDLNERM